One Acutalibacter muris DNA window includes the following coding sequences:
- the fabF gene encoding beta-ketoacyl-ACP synthase II, whose protein sequence is MNRVVVTGMGAVTPIGNDVESFWQGLVSGKCGIGPVTKFDTAEFKVKVAAEVKDFDPSRYMEKAELRKYDVFCQYALAAAAQAVEASRIQGSLPSEDIGVYFGSGIGGIGTFEEQQKLMLEKGPRRVSPFFIPALIINMAGGLIAIKYDFQGAAVSSVTACATGNNAIGEAYRAIKHGYLTAALAGGAEAAIVPLGLAGFSNMKALSTTEDPASACVPFDARRNGFVMGEGAGALMLEEYEHAKSRGAVIYGELCGYGATCDAHHITAPDPEGKGGARALKLALDEAGGYEDPHKLYINAHGTSTPLNDACETLAIKKGLGEEAARACVISSTKSMTGHMLGAAGAVEAIACVMALSEGVVPPTIGYQEPDPACDLDYVPNDARSADIELALSASLGFGGHNAYLAFRRL, encoded by the coding sequence CGCCTATCGGCAACGATGTGGAGAGCTTCTGGCAGGGGCTGGTCTCGGGTAAATGCGGCATAGGCCCCGTCACCAAGTTCGATACCGCTGAATTTAAAGTAAAGGTGGCCGCCGAGGTCAAGGATTTTGACCCCTCCCGCTATATGGAGAAGGCTGAGCTCCGCAAATATGATGTGTTCTGCCAGTATGCCCTGGCTGCCGCCGCCCAGGCGGTGGAGGCCAGCAGGATACAGGGTTCCCTGCCCTCTGAGGACATAGGCGTATATTTTGGCTCCGGCATAGGTGGCATCGGCACCTTTGAGGAGCAGCAGAAGCTCATGCTGGAGAAGGGCCCCCGTAGGGTATCCCCTTTCTTCATCCCTGCCCTCATTATAAACATGGCGGGCGGACTTATCGCCATCAAGTATGATTTCCAGGGAGCCGCCGTTTCCTCCGTTACGGCCTGTGCCACCGGCAATAACGCCATCGGCGAGGCCTATCGGGCCATAAAGCATGGCTACCTGACGGCGGCACTGGCCGGCGGCGCGGAGGCCGCTATCGTGCCCCTAGGACTGGCTGGGTTCTCCAATATGAAAGCCCTGTCCACCACCGAGGACCCCGCGAGCGCCTGTGTTCCCTTTGACGCCAGACGGAACGGTTTTGTTATGGGTGAAGGCGCGGGGGCTTTGATGCTGGAGGAGTATGAGCACGCAAAATCCCGTGGGGCTGTCATATACGGCGAGCTCTGCGGCTATGGGGCCACCTGCGACGCACACCATATCACCGCCCCGGACCCCGAGGGCAAGGGCGGGGCCAGGGCCTTGAAACTGGCCCTAGACGAAGCCGGAGGCTATGAGGATCCCCATAAGCTCTATATCAACGCCCATGGCACCAGCACCCCCCTTAACGATGCCTGTGAAACCCTTGCTATTAAGAAGGGCCTTGGGGAGGAGGCTGCCCGGGCCTGTGTGATAAGCTCCACCAAATCCATGACCGGGCATATGCTGGGGGCGGCGGGTGCTGTTGAGGCCATTGCTTGTGTTATGGCGCTTAGTGAAGGCGTTGTGCCGCCCACCATCGGCTATCAGGAGCCTGACCCAGCCTGTGATCTGGACTATGTGCCTAATGACGCCCGCAGCGCTGACATTGAATTGGCTCTGTCGGCCTCTCTGGGCTTTGGCGGCCATAACGCCTACTTAGCTTTCCGCAGACTATAA
- the accB gene encoding acetyl-CoA carboxylase biotin carboxyl carrier protein — MDVKSIENLAKLMKENGLTSLELAQEGISLKLERKSAPEPAQAGAPSVSPFVTAPVEPEPAQKKGSLVLSPTVGVFYAAASPESSPYVEVGSHVKKGDTLCIIEAMKLMNEIPSEVDGTVVEVCVGNGQVVEYNQPLFRIAP; from the coding sequence ATGGACGTAAAGTCGATCGAGAACCTGGCAAAACTGATGAAGGAGAACGGCCTGACTTCCTTGGAGCTGGCCCAGGAGGGGATAAGCCTAAAGCTGGAGCGCAAGTCCGCGCCTGAACCGGCCCAGGCCGGGGCCCCCTCCGTTTCCCCCTTTGTGACGGCCCCTGTGGAGCCGGAGCCCGCGCAAAAGAAAGGATCGCTGGTGCTCTCCCCAACTGTGGGAGTATTCTACGCGGCAGCTTCGCCGGAGAGCAGCCCCTATGTTGAGGTTGGCTCCCATGTAAAGAAGGGCGATACCCTCTGTATCATTGAGGCAATGAAGCTGATGAACGAGATCCCCTCCGAGGTGGACGGCACCGTGGTGGAGGTCTGCGTGGGCAATGGGCAGGTGGTAGAGTACAACCAGCCCCTGTTCCGTATCGCGCCGTAA